GGCAATATCTGTGCCGCGATTCCTTCCGGCGACATGATAGCGCCTCTGATGTGCTATGACGCTAAGGTCGAAATTGTGGGATCGAGAGGCATCAGGGAAGTTCCGGTTTCTGATTTCATAACCGGACCGAAGAAGACTTCCCTGAGACAAGAGGAAATCGTAACAGGTATAAGAATTGCGATTCCATTTGTTGAAACAAGCGGTTGCTACCTTAAGGCAATGAGGAGAGAGACTCTCGATATAGCTCAGGCCGCAGTATGCTGCACTTTGCATAAAGGCGATAGCCGGGAGTTTAGAATCGCTTTCTGCGCCGTCTCGCCCCGACCACTGAGAGCAGTTGAAGCCGAGAAGCTACTGAACTCTTCCAGTGTCATCGACGACAGAATTATCGAAAACGCTGCAAGGCTTGCCGCGGTTGCTGTCAACCCCATCACTGACGTGAGAGCTTCGAGAGAGTACAGGATTGATATGATTGGAGAGGTGACAAAAAGAGCAATATCGATTTGTCTAAGAGGTCCAGCAGAAGAAGGTGGTCCCAGATGAAGGACAAATATGTGACACTTACGATCAACGGTCGAAAAACCACTCGGGTAGTTGAAGATAGAACAACTCTTCTTACCGCGTTGAGAGAATACGGGGTTACGAGCCTAAAGAGAGGTTGTGAAGAGGGCGAGTGCGGAGCATGCACCGTAATCATGAATGGACTTCCTCAGAAGTCATGCCTAATACTGGCGCGAGAAGCCGAAGGGGCAGAGATCCTCACTGTCGAGGGGCTTGTGGAGAAAGGAAGACTTCATCCAATTCAGCAGGCCTTCATCGATGAAGGTGCGATTCAGTGCGGTTACTGTACTCCTGGGATGGTTATGACAACTTATGCGTTGCTGAATAGAAACACGTCTCCTACACAGGAAGAGATAAAGGAAGCTCTCTCCGGAAATATCTGCAGATGCACGGGCTATCTCTCGATTATCCGTGCAGTCAAGAAGAGTGCCGCAATTCTCTCAGGAGAGGCTAAAGAAGGTGAAGCGTGTGAAGACTATTAAAACAAAGACTGGAATAGGGAAGTGGATGCCAAGAAAGTACGATCTCGAAAAGGCTGAGGGCACGCTTCAATTTGCCGACGATCTCCGATTCGGTCCGGAACTGCTTCACGCAGCAGTCGTACGCTCTTCTGTAGCCCACGGAGAGATTCTTAAAATCGATTATTGTGAGGCTTTGAAGATGCCTGGGGTCTTGAAGGTCATTGTCGGCGAAGACTTTCCTCATCACTTCGGACTGTATCTTAAGGACAGAACCCCTATGGCCATCGGGAGAACTAGATACGTGGGAGAACCGGTTGCACTAGTCGTCGCAGAAACGGAAGAGGACGCTAAAGAAGCAGTGAAGAAGGTGAAGGTTACATATAAAGAGCTCGAGCCGGTCTTTGATCCAGTCAAGGCGGCGACTACGAATTCGGTGCTTGTTCACCCTGATCTTCATAAATACGAGCACGTAGACTTCATTACTCCACAGCCAAATACCAATATTGCCAACTGGTTCAGAATAAGAAAGGGAGATACCGAAGCGGCCTTCAAAAAAGCCGCGCATGTCTTTGAAGAGACAATAACCTGCCCTCAGATCGCTCACAGTTTCATCGAGACATTCTGCTCGATATGTAAACAGGATCCTGGGTCCGGAGAGATCACTATTTGGACAAGCGCCCAGTCGGCCTTCACGGTGAGAGATATAATCGCCAAAGGCATCAACTACCCTCTTCATAAGATCAGGGTGATCGCTCCGCCAATAGGCGGAGGTTTTGGTGGAAAGGCTGGAATGACAGTCGAGGCACTATGTCTTGCCGCCGCAATGGATGAAGACCTTAAAGGAAGGCCCGTGAAGCTGTTCATTCCAAGAGAAGAGGTTCTCTTGAGTTCGTGGGTTCGCCAGGGATTTGTTGCGCGAATCGAGCTTGCAGTTGATGAAGATGGCTTAATGCAGGGAATCCGCAATACTTTCTGGTTCGATACGGGGATTTCAGCGGAGTATGGAGCAAACCCGGTTAGAAGTGCCGGCTACACGTCGATGGGAGCTTATAACATTCCGAACGTCTGGTCGGACTGCTATGCAGTTTACACAAACAAACCCTTTGGAGGAGCTTACAGGGGTTTCGGCCTTCCGGAACTCATGAGCGCTCTTGAAGTCGTTGTAGATATTGTTGCTCATAAACTGAGAATCGATCCGGTTGAGTTCAGGAAGAAGAACCTGCTTATGAAGGGTCAAACAACGTGTACTGGAATGCCCATGCACGATCATGCTCTTAACAAGATAATCGACAAAGTTGCGAAGAGTATCGATGTTCTTAAAGAAGAACCTGCGACAAGAAAGGGCTGGAAGAGAGGGAAGGGAATCGCTCTGGCAATAAAGGCGCCTGCAATTCCCGCCGACGCCTCGTCGTCTGCAATCGTCAAGCTCAACGGAGATGGAACCGTCGAAGTCCTTGCAGCAACGATGGATATGGGTCAGGGAACATACAGCGCTTTTGCGCAGATAGTCTCCGAGGAACTCGGCATTCCGTATGATTGGATCAAGGTTTACTATCCTGACACTCAGAGCCATCCTTATGACTGGCAGACGGTTGCAAGCAGATCTTGCTGGTCGATGGGCATGGCAGTGAAGAGAGCGGCAAGCGAACTCAGAGAGAAACTTCTCGCACTCTTCTCTGAATACTGGCAGACTCCAGTTGAAACGATCAGCATAGAGTATGGAGTCGTTAAGTGCCATAAGCTTGGGAAGAGTGAAAGAATAGACGAACGCGTTCAGAACGGTTTCAAGATGCCAGACGGAATTCTGAAGGGCGGCCCGATAATCGGAAGCGGCTCATTTACACCGCCTGATTTGATCTATCCAGATCCAGATACTGGACAATCACCTAAGAGTGTTGTGCACTTTACTCTTGGCGCCGTAGGAATAGATATGGAAGTCGATCCTGGTACTGGAAGGATAGTTATAAACAAAGTCTGTGCTGGATACGATGTTGGCAAGGCAATAACACCGATAAACGTGAAGGGTCAGATCGAAGGCGGAACGGTCCAGGGTCTATCGGCTTGTCTCATGGAAGCCATGACCTACGATGAATATGGGAGACTGCTTACTCCAGACTTTACAGATTACAAGATTGCTACGATAAAAGACGCTCCGGGCGAGATCGACGCCTTTTGGGAAGAGACCCCGGAAGAGATCTCTCCATACGGAAATCGCGGCGTTGGCGAACACTCTATGATAGCCCCTGCACCTGCAACAAACAACGCGCTATTCAGAGCGACGGGAATGAGAATTCACAGCTATCCACTAAGCAGAGAGAGGGTCTACAAAGCCCTAAAGGCAAAAGAGAAGGGCGAAACGGATTTCTGGGAATGGCCCTACGCTCTAGATCTGGCATATGAGCGCGCAAAGAAGGAGTGGTGAGACGAGATCTCTTTCTAGTGTGTCTTGATTTCTTGCCAGAATCGGAATCAATGAAGGCATCCGTGGAAATGCGGGTGCCTTTCTAATGGCGTGCATCAAAGGACTTGATTGACAAGTCTGAAATGTATTGTATTATATTATCTATAAGAGAAAGAGAAGCTTTGAGAAGGAGAAGAAGTCTATGCTTAATTCGAATTCAGAGCCGGGGATTACAGAGTAAAAGGCTTTTCCGGGACAGATTACTTGTCCATTCTCTTCACACATACTCTTCATGTTATTTTGTTCTTAAAACAAATATTGACAGAAACGTTCATAATTGAATCAACTTGTTTGATGAATACTTCAAAACAGGAGGAGACGAAGTATGCCAAGGTTTGAAGAAGTAGACCTTAAACGTCCTGCAGCCGAGAGAGAAGAAGAAGTACTCTCCTATTGGCGAGAAAACGATCTTGCGACTAGAAGTGTGACAGAAAGGGAAGGAAGCCCCGAGTTCGTGTTTTTCGAGGGACCTCCAACGGCTAATGGGATGCCCGGAATTCATCACGTTATCTCAAGAACGCTGAAGGATGCCGTCTGCCGTTTCAAGACGATGCAGGGGTACCAGGTTAGACGAAAAGCCGGCTGGGATACCCATGGTCTTCCCGTAGAAATCGAAGTTGAAAAGCAGCTCGGCTTCTCCTCGAAGCAGGAGATAGAAGACTTTGGCATAGAAAAATTCAATCAGAAGTGCAAAGAATCTGTCTGGAAGTACGAAAGTCAGTGGAAAAAGATGACCGAGAGAATCGGTTACTGGATAGACATGGAGCATCCTTATGTAACGATGAACAACGATTACATAGAATCTGTTTGGTGGATTCTCAAGCAATACTTCGATAAAGGCTACATCTACGAAGGTCACAAGATAATGCCTTATTGCCCGAGATGTGGAACTCCTCTTGCCTCTCATGAGGTTGCTCAGGGCTATAAAGACGAAACGATAGATTCTATCTATGCAAAGTTCCGACTTAAGGGAAAGAACAACGAGTACTTCATAGTCTGGACGACGACCCCTTGGACACTGCCATCTAACGTCGCCCTTGCGGTCAATCCGGAGTTCAACTATGTTAAAGCCGAGGTTACGCTAGATAACGGAGAAATAGAGTACTACTATTTGGTGAAGGAACGACTGGGCGCATTGCTTGGAGAGGAAAGCAATTACAGGATCGTCGAGGAACTGAAAGGGAGAGATCTTGTCAACCTCGAATACGAGCAGCTTATCCCTTTTGCCAGTGTAGATAAAAAGGCCTTCTTCGTGGTTTATGGAGATTTTGTTTCTCTGGAAGATGGTTCAGGTATCGTCCACATGGCTCCCGCCTTTGGTGAAGATGACAATATCCTGGGAAAGAAGTTTGATCTTCCGTTACTTCAACTTGTCGACAAAGAGGGCAAAATTACTGAAGAGGTGACGCCCTGGGCCGGGATGTTTGTAAGAGATGCCGACCCTCTGATTACGCGGTATTTGAAAGACAACAACCTCTTGTTCAAAAGGGAGCGTATGACTCACTCCTACCCTTTCTGCTGGAGATGTGACACTCCGCTTCTTTATTACGCAAGAAAATCGTGGTACATAAAGACCACGGAATACCGGGACAAGATGGTTGAAGTGAACAACTCCGTCAACTGGTATCCGAAATTCGTTGGCGAGGGCCGTTTTGGGAACTGGCTCGAAAACATGGTAGATTGGGCGCTCTCGAGAGATAGATATTGGGGAACTCCTCTCAACGTTTGGAAGTGCGACGACTGCGGAAAACTCACATCGGTAGGCTCTAGAAAAGAACTCGTTGAGAGAGCGGTAGAAGATATCTCGGAGGATATCGAGCTTCATCGCCCCTACGTTGACGACGTTCATCTAAGATGCGAATGCGGCGGCCAGATGACGAGAACCCCCGAGGTCATAGACTGTTGGTTTGACTCCGGCGCTATGCCTGTGGCTCAGCATCACTATCCTTTCGAGAACAAGGACAATTTCATGGGAGAGCTGTTCCCGGCAGATTTCATTTGTGAAGGAATAGATCAGACGAGAGGCTGGTTCTACTCGCTGATGTCGATTTCCACTTTTCTTTTCGGACAATCACCGTACAAGAATGTTCTTGTCAACAACCTAGTACTGGACAGGACCGGCCAGAAGATGTCAAAGTCAAAGGGAAACACTGTCGATCCGTCAAAGATAATTGAGAAGTACGGTGCCGATACATTGAGATGGTATCTGCTCGCCGTTTCGCCACCATGGGTACCCACGAAGTTCGACGAAGACGGAGTCAAGGATACGTACAGCAAGTTCTTTGGAACCCTGAATAGTGTATTCTCTTTCTTCACAATGTACGCCAATGTAGACGACGTTGATCCGGGGGAACTAGAACTGCCGGTTGCAGAGAGGGAAGAAGTCGATAGATGGGTAATCTCGAGGCTTAATACTCTAGTGAGAGAGGTCACAGACCTTCTGAGTAATTATGATCTCACAAAATCGGTAAGGGCCATACAGGATTTCGTTGTCGAAGAGGTATCGAACTGGTATGTCAGAAGAACACGGGACAGATATTGGACAAGCGAATTGGACAACAGCAAGAAGGCAGCTTATCTTACGTTGTATGAGGTGTTGTTGACAGTAGCGAAATTGATGGCGCCCATTGCTCCTTTTACTGCCGAAGAAATTTTCCGGAATCTAACCCACGGAGAGAAGGAGTCTGTGCATCTCGAACTTTATCCAGTGGCCGATGAAAGCTTGATCGAGCCGGATCTTGAGAAGAGAATGGCCACAGTTATGGACGTCGTGACTCTAGGAAGGGCATGTAGAAACAAGGTGCAGATCAAGGTCAGACAGCCTCTTCCGAAGATTCTCGTTGATGGGCGGATAAAGAAGATCGTTGAATCGATGCGCGAGTTGATTCTGGAAGAGATCAACGTCAAGAATATCGAGTATATTGAAGAGCTCGGAGACTACGTCAATTACGAGGTAAAGCCAAACTTCAGGGTTATGGGCCCCAAGTTCGGTAAAGATCTGAAAGCGATCGGAAATGTTCTCAGATCGATGAAGCCTTCGGAAGTAGTTGCCAAAGTTAAGCATGACGGCAAGATAGAGTTTGAAGTTCAAGGAAAGCTCTTCGAATTGAAAGAAGAGGACCTCGATATAAGAATTCAGGAGCTGGAGGGCTTCACTTTCGAAATGAGCAATGACAACTTTGTAATACTCGATACCGAACTTACTCCCGATCTGCTTCAGGAAGGGCTTGCAAGAGAGATGGTGTCGAAGATACAGACAATGAGAAAGGAAGCCGACTTTGAAATCACCGATAGAATAAGAGTAGCTTTTTCGGGACCTGATGCTCTTGTTAATGCCATAGAGAGTTTCAAAGACTACATAAAAGAAGAGACTCTGTCTAACACCATTGATTTTGATGAGAATCTTGACAACGGAACAGAGTGGAATCTCAATGGGCACAACACTCTGATTAGAGTGGAGAGAGTCTAGGCTAAGTATGAGAAAA
The sequence above is drawn from the Mesotoga sp. UBA6090 genome and encodes:
- a CDS encoding FAD binding domain-containing protein; amino-acid sequence: MRDFVLERPRSISEALEILKNKGEKAILKSGGTDVIVWLHKSLKEPDYLVDLTSIDQLRGIVMNDDNAEIRALVTLNQVIEDNAMNRYFPALVQACKAHSDPLIRNRATVVGNICAAIPSGDMIAPLMCYDAKVEIVGSRGIREVPVSDFITGPKKTSLRQEEIVTGIRIAIPFVETSGCYLKAMRRETLDIAQAAVCCTLHKGDSREFRIAFCAVSPRPLRAVEAEKLLNSSSVIDDRIIENAARLAAVAVNPITDVRASREYRIDMIGEVTKRAISICLRGPAEEGGPR
- a CDS encoding (2Fe-2S)-binding protein; this translates as MKDKYVTLTINGRKTTRVVEDRTTLLTALREYGVTSLKRGCEEGECGACTVIMNGLPQKSCLILAREAEGAEILTVEGLVEKGRLHPIQQAFIDEGAIQCGYCTPGMVMTTYALLNRNTSPTQEEIKEALSGNICRCTGYLSIIRAVKKSAAILSGEAKEGEACEDY
- a CDS encoding xanthine dehydrogenase family protein molybdopterin-binding subunit; the encoded protein is MKTIKTKTGIGKWMPRKYDLEKAEGTLQFADDLRFGPELLHAAVVRSSVAHGEILKIDYCEALKMPGVLKVIVGEDFPHHFGLYLKDRTPMAIGRTRYVGEPVALVVAETEEDAKEAVKKVKVTYKELEPVFDPVKAATTNSVLVHPDLHKYEHVDFITPQPNTNIANWFRIRKGDTEAAFKKAAHVFEETITCPQIAHSFIETFCSICKQDPGSGEITIWTSAQSAFTVRDIIAKGINYPLHKIRVIAPPIGGGFGGKAGMTVEALCLAAAMDEDLKGRPVKLFIPREEVLLSSWVRQGFVARIELAVDEDGLMQGIRNTFWFDTGISAEYGANPVRSAGYTSMGAYNIPNVWSDCYAVYTNKPFGGAYRGFGLPELMSALEVVVDIVAHKLRIDPVEFRKKNLLMKGQTTCTGMPMHDHALNKIIDKVAKSIDVLKEEPATRKGWKRGKGIALAIKAPAIPADASSSAIVKLNGDGTVEVLAATMDMGQGTYSAFAQIVSEELGIPYDWIKVYYPDTQSHPYDWQTVASRSCWSMGMAVKRAASELREKLLALFSEYWQTPVETISIEYGVVKCHKLGKSERIDERVQNGFKMPDGILKGGPIIGSGSFTPPDLIYPDPDTGQSPKSVVHFTLGAVGIDMEVDPGTGRIVINKVCAGYDVGKAITPINVKGQIEGGTVQGLSACLMEAMTYDEYGRLLTPDFTDYKIATIKDAPGEIDAFWEETPEEISPYGNRGVGEHSMIAPAPATNNALFRATGMRIHSYPLSRERVYKALKAKEKGETDFWEWPYALDLAYERAKKEW
- the ileS gene encoding isoleucine--tRNA ligase, which encodes MPRFEEVDLKRPAAEREEEVLSYWRENDLATRSVTEREGSPEFVFFEGPPTANGMPGIHHVISRTLKDAVCRFKTMQGYQVRRKAGWDTHGLPVEIEVEKQLGFSSKQEIEDFGIEKFNQKCKESVWKYESQWKKMTERIGYWIDMEHPYVTMNNDYIESVWWILKQYFDKGYIYEGHKIMPYCPRCGTPLASHEVAQGYKDETIDSIYAKFRLKGKNNEYFIVWTTTPWTLPSNVALAVNPEFNYVKAEVTLDNGEIEYYYLVKERLGALLGEESNYRIVEELKGRDLVNLEYEQLIPFASVDKKAFFVVYGDFVSLEDGSGIVHMAPAFGEDDNILGKKFDLPLLQLVDKEGKITEEVTPWAGMFVRDADPLITRYLKDNNLLFKRERMTHSYPFCWRCDTPLLYYARKSWYIKTTEYRDKMVEVNNSVNWYPKFVGEGRFGNWLENMVDWALSRDRYWGTPLNVWKCDDCGKLTSVGSRKELVERAVEDISEDIELHRPYVDDVHLRCECGGQMTRTPEVIDCWFDSGAMPVAQHHYPFENKDNFMGELFPADFICEGIDQTRGWFYSLMSISTFLFGQSPYKNVLVNNLVLDRTGQKMSKSKGNTVDPSKIIEKYGADTLRWYLLAVSPPWVPTKFDEDGVKDTYSKFFGTLNSVFSFFTMYANVDDVDPGELELPVAEREEVDRWVISRLNTLVREVTDLLSNYDLTKSVRAIQDFVVEEVSNWYVRRTRDRYWTSELDNSKKAAYLTLYEVLLTVAKLMAPIAPFTAEEIFRNLTHGEKESVHLELYPVADESLIEPDLEKRMATVMDVVTLGRACRNKVQIKVRQPLPKILVDGRIKKIVESMRELILEEINVKNIEYIEELGDYVNYEVKPNFRVMGPKFGKDLKAIGNVLRSMKPSEVVAKVKHDGKIEFEVQGKLFELKEEDLDIRIQELEGFTFEMSNDNFVILDTELTPDLLQEGLAREMVSKIQTMRKEADFEITDRIRVAFSGPDALVNAIESFKDYIKEETLSNTIDFDENLDNGTEWNLNGHNTLIRVERV